Proteins from one Dermacentor variabilis isolate Ectoservices chromosome 1, ASM5094787v1, whole genome shotgun sequence genomic window:
- the LOC142557482 gene encoding uncharacterized protein LOC142557482 has product MHVTQQTTTVSSSGGNERLALCAFNFGYLKTPDGWIKIAQVIVGLIVMSLLIKTYSVSWVLFLMMTAFAFAVVSFIILLSAMGSYSGSLLIGTLFYLNYHIVGFIFYLSGGLTCVVNASQFAGLGSIIAAGVLGLIASALYAVDVALTVRARV; this is encoded by the exons ATGCACGTAACGCAGCAAACAACTACCGTCTCATCGTCCGGCGGGAACGAGCGATTGGCATTATGTGCTTTCAACTTTGGCTACCTGAAGACACCAGACGGCTGGATCAAAATAGCCCAAGTG ATCGTGGGACTGATAGTAATGTCGCTGTTGATCAAGACCTATAGTGTATCCTGGGTGCTGTTCCTGATGATGACGGCTTTTGCTTTTGCTGTCGTCAGCTTCATTATTCTACTTTCGGCAATGGGCTCCTACTCTGGATCCCTCCTCATCGGAACTCTTTTT TACCTCAACTACCACATTGTGGGCTTCATCTTCTACCTTTCGGGAGGGTTGACATGTGTTGTCAATGCATCGCAATTTGCTGGCTTGGGCAGCATCATAGCAGCTGGG GTGCTTGGCCTCATAGCCTCAGCCCTATATGCAGTGGATGTAGCCTTGACAGTCCGAGCACGTGTTTGA